Proteins from a single region of Desulfolutivibrio sulfoxidireducens:
- a CDS encoding PEP/pyruvate-binding domain-containing protein, translated as MTYTRGFSELNRTDRAIAGGKGAYLGDMYQAGIPVPPGFVIIGEAFDAFLEANGLTGFCDLSKLPPEALEIDAVDALSAALRARITAAEVPRSMAGEIDSKFAHLHAPLVAVRSSATSEDGASQAWAGQLATYLDTDAPHLLANLKCCWASLFTARAISYRAEAGLLAEPIAVAVVVQAMLASKASGVAFSVHPVTENANQMVIEAGFGLGEAVVSGAITPDNYVVAKDSLEILEKTISRQTRALSHGSEGDAWHRLSAKDGRIPKLAEAKIKELARLVLKVEQHFGFPCDIEWALQDDTLFIVQCRPITTLRG; from the coding sequence ATGACCTATACCAGGGGTTTTAGCGAACTTAACCGTACGGACAGGGCCATCGCGGGCGGCAAGGGCGCTTATTTGGGCGATATGTACCAGGCCGGCATCCCCGTGCCGCCCGGTTTCGTGATTATAGGAGAGGCATTTGACGCCTTTCTGGAAGCAAACGGATTGACCGGTTTTTGCGACCTGTCCAAGCTTCCCCCGGAGGCGTTGGAGATTGACGCCGTGGACGCGCTTTCTGCTGCGCTTCGCGCACGCATCACCGCAGCGGAAGTGCCTCGGTCCATGGCCGGGGAGATTGACAGCAAGTTTGCGCATCTGCACGCGCCCCTGGTCGCGGTGCGCTCGAGCGCGACCTCGGAGGACGGGGCAAGTCAGGCCTGGGCCGGCCAGCTCGCCACCTATCTGGACACCGACGCGCCCCATCTTCTTGCCAACCTCAAATGCTGCTGGGCCTCGCTGTTCACTGCCCGGGCCATAAGCTACCGGGCCGAAGCCGGGCTTCTGGCGGAGCCTATCGCCGTGGCCGTGGTCGTGCAGGCCATGCTGGCGAGCAAGGCGTCCGGCGTGGCCTTTTCCGTGCATCCGGTGACCGAGAACGCCAACCAAATGGTGATCGAGGCGGGTTTCGGACTCGGCGAGGCCGTGGTCTCGGGCGCGATCACCCCGGACAATTATGTGGTGGCCAAAGACAGCCTGGAAATTCTTGAAAAAACGATCTCCAGACAGACCAGGGCGCTTTCTCACGGGAGCGAAGGCGATGCCTGGCACCGGCTCTCGGCCAAGGATGGCAGGATTCCCAAGCTTGCGGAAGCGAAGATCAAAGAGCTCGCCAGGCTCGTGCTCAAGGTCGAGCAGCATTTCGGATTTCCCTGCGACATCGAATGGGCCTTGCAGGACGATACGCTCTTTATCGTACAGTGCAGACCTATAACCACCTTGAGAGGATGA
- a CDS encoding DUF2085 domain-containing protein — protein sequence MLEVPETFQRLVLHWTPDRALYIGGHTHPWDARCAGIYAGIGAGLVWLLCAHRRAGKIPPLPIAACALLLGSLLFVDVATLWAKLRAPSNEIRYLTGILFGGNLLLFVYPAFVSLALRRPGGPVMESWKAYLVYVAFLAGVYFFKSLDTSFAWWTSVSLSVFGFVGIIFLLYGNIVLLFVRSRFRHELGYEKNQAGDGDTPKPTSGAPPI from the coding sequence ATGCTGGAAGTTCCTGAAACCTTTCAACGTCTCGTCCTGCACTGGACTCCAGACCGGGCGCTGTATATCGGCGGGCATACCCATCCGTGGGATGCCCGCTGTGCGGGAATCTACGCCGGGATAGGGGCCGGACTGGTGTGGCTCTTATGCGCCCACCGACGGGCCGGCAAAATCCCCCCTCTGCCCATAGCCGCGTGCGCATTGCTGCTGGGCTCGCTCCTGTTCGTCGACGTCGCCACGCTCTGGGCGAAGCTTCGCGCGCCGTCCAACGAAATACGGTATCTGACGGGCATCCTCTTCGGCGGGAACCTCCTGCTTTTCGTCTATCCCGCCTTTGTCTCCCTGGCGCTACGGCGCCCGGGAGGGCCTGTCATGGAATCGTGGAAAGCCTATCTGGTCTATGTCGCCTTCCTGGCCGGTGTCTATTTTTTCAAGTCGCTGGATACGAGCTTTGCCTGGTGGACAAGCGTGTCCCTGTCCGTGTTCGGGTTCGTCGGGATCATCTTTCTTCTGTACGGAAACATCGTTTTGCTGTTTGTACGATCCCGTTTTCGCCATGAACTCGGCTACGAAAAGAACCAAGCAGGGGACGGGGACACCCCGAAGCCCACGTCCGGCGCCCCCCCCATCTGA
- a CDS encoding DUF1566 domain-containing protein, translated as MIAKSSLALAACFLSIMLAAGFAATLPEEFFYKPGEAQPAKKTGTASKPASKPAAGAARKTSSGRFSKDAEGVITDSRTGLQWFVGPDHDMTWVQANSWAQGLSAGGGGWRLPTLAELQGLYGSGEYTIPGKKYILRIDPIFAISACCPWSGDLKEPMSAGYMLFNGGGTAWGNRNNISADSRVIAVRNRR; from the coding sequence ATGATCGCGAAATCGTCCCTGGCCCTGGCGGCCTGCTTTCTGTCCATCATGCTTGCGGCGGGGTTTGCCGCGACCCTCCCCGAGGAATTTTTTTACAAACCCGGGGAGGCGCAGCCGGCCAAAAAAACCGGCACGGCGTCAAAGCCGGCATCCAAACCCGCGGCCGGAGCGGCCCGAAAGACCTCCTCGGGGCGATTTTCCAAGGATGCGGAAGGGGTCATCACGGATTCGCGAACAGGATTGCAATGGTTCGTCGGCCCCGATCACGACATGACCTGGGTGCAGGCCAACTCGTGGGCCCAGGGCCTGTCGGCTGGAGGCGGGGGATGGCGTCTTCCCACCCTGGCGGAACTGCAAGGCCTTTACGGATCCGGCGAATATACCATCCCCGGGAAAAAATACATCCTGCGCATCGATCCCATCTTCGCCATTAGCGCCTGCTGTCCATGGTCTGGCGATCTCAAGGAGCCCATGTCGGCCGGCTACATGCTTTTCAATGGTGGCGGAACAGCCTGGGGCAATCGGAATAATATCTCGGCCGACAGCCGCGTCATCGCGGTCCGAAATCGCCGATGA
- a CDS encoding caspase family protein, translating to MSRILVFCLLLCLGCPLGGLAAENRVALVIGNGSYPDSPLKNPPNDARAMAEVLRKLDFDVIEIIDAGQKEMRRAIYDFGDKLKKDGVGFFYYAGHGLQVRNENWLIPVDARISSESDIEAESLSASRVLGKMEDMQTAVNIVILDACRNNPFARGWRGMGRGLAMMDAPRGSLIVYATGPGQEASDGDGSNGVFTQYLIQELPLPGQSLQQTILNVRVQVMDATGNQQIPWDASSMTKMFFPAGEAPGQAVEGGPDTGVDARTSAKPIPVGSMVMGRKMWAEPRAMYGDRDRKLFLRQDSMASPAQSATATMLLEKTATGYRVDVSRCDYKWDAIERHEAHDLEVIDVKYFHGLRDAVVGEKLWASPDALYADKNRTLYLKSDTKLYSVKKDDSRCLSVELTEKGFVADVRGCRKKFSVNAQPAEGDVRIADVVFGN from the coding sequence GTGAGCCGCATCCTCGTTTTCTGTCTCCTTTTGTGCCTTGGCTGTCCGCTGGGCGGCTTGGCCGCTGAAAACCGCGTCGCCCTGGTGATCGGCAACGGCAGCTATCCGGACTCCCCCCTCAAAAACCCCCCAAACGACGCCCGGGCCATGGCCGAGGTGCTGCGGAAGCTGGATTTTGACGTCATCGAGATCATCGACGCCGGCCAAAAGGAAATGCGGCGTGCCATTTACGATTTCGGCGACAAGCTCAAAAAGGACGGGGTCGGGTTCTTCTACTATGCCGGGCACGGTCTTCAGGTGCGCAATGAAAACTGGCTCATCCCGGTGGATGCCCGCATCTCCAGCGAGTCGGATATCGAGGCCGAGTCCCTCTCGGCTTCCCGGGTCCTGGGCAAGATGGAAGACATGCAGACGGCCGTAAACATCGTCATCCTGGACGCCTGCCGCAACAATCCCTTCGCCAGGGGATGGCGCGGCATGGGCAGGGGCCTGGCCATGATGGACGCCCCGAGGGGATCCCTCATCGTGTACGCCACAGGGCCGGGCCAGGAGGCGTCGGACGGGGACGGCAGCAACGGCGTGTTCACCCAGTACCTGATCCAGGAACTGCCTCTCCCGGGACAGAGCCTTCAACAGACCATCCTCAACGTCCGGGTTCAGGTCATGGACGCGACCGGAAACCAACAGATTCCCTGGGATGCCTCCTCCATGACCAAGATGTTCTTTCCCGCGGGCGAGGCGCCGGGGCAGGCTGTGGAGGGTGGTCCCGATACCGGGGTGGACGCGCGGACCAGCGCCAAACCCATCCCCGTCGGCAGCATGGTCATGGGGCGGAAAATGTGGGCCGAGCCCCGGGCCATGTATGGCGACCGGGACCGAAAGCTGTTTCTCAGGCAGGATTCCATGGCTTCTCCCGCGCAAAGCGCCACGGCGACCATGCTCCTCGAAAAGACCGCCACGGGGTACCGGGTGGACGTGTCGCGATGCGACTACAAATGGGACGCGATCGAACGGCATGAGGCGCATGACCTCGAGGTCATCGACGTAAAGTATTTCCATGGGCTGAGGGATGCGGTTGTCGGCGAAAAACTCTGGGCGAGCCCCGATGCGCTGTATGCGGACAAAAACCGGACATTGTACCTGAAGTCCGACACCAAGCTGTACTCTGTCAAAAAGGATGACTCCCGATGTTTATCCGTTGAATTGACAGAGAAAGGATTTGTCGCGGATGTGCGCGGGTGCCGAAAAAAGTTTTCAGTGAACGCGCAACCCGCCGAAGGCGACGTGCGGATCGCCGACGTCGTCTTCGGGAACTAG
- a CDS encoding adenylate/guanylate cyclase domain-containing protein: protein MDIWRPAFGKHRIPALIAVLCICFVLTSAALHFNYLTPLDSWCHDVYHILAGQQHDPEATLIVSIDDVSLEAFPDTPLVFWGPLYARAIRNLKNAGARSIALDIHLGVTPGQWVNTLGENPGLRMALLDYDQDFDAELSEGRVILAADTVRTPAGLDIRFPAREYLGVLPSPDDGIGLTTMFRDPDNVVRSQVPAYPREPVAPRQGPQDAQEGMQPGVWWTLGAQAARQGWGETMLTASQPFQRPRPIAYCGPPGTIPRLSFAAIAREGGLTLEETSLVNGRAVIVGVEYEGSGDRLPTPYSRGVAWVAGHRDMSNVEIHANIAETLLYPQRLTHEPFWMAGLVWLPFFAAAGGLVAHWPPWCAALGLSALAVAGWGAGMVFFHAGILFPVSGILAGMAGTAVGMAGMRLGRTERARARIRRLFGKYVSEQVLEQILQSGEDPPLGGKGYTVTVLFSDIRDFTTISERLGAEATVDLLNAYLPEACAAVQKHGGMIDKFIGDAIMAVFGMPSANADHARQAVLAALALRECADRFRAARAGQLAAKDLKPFRIGIGLHTGLAVAGNIGTPQRMEFTFIGDTVNAASRLEGLCKDLRWTIVASRETVEAAGPGVLTGGMEPAQRVKGRKEGIDVFEILGMNPPQGEGT, encoded by the coding sequence ATGGACATTTGGAGGCCGGCATTCGGCAAACACCGCATTCCGGCGCTCATTGCCGTTCTTTGCATCTGCTTCGTGCTCACCAGCGCCGCACTGCACTTCAATTATCTGACTCCCCTCGATTCCTGGTGCCACGACGTCTACCACATCCTGGCCGGACAACAGCACGATCCGGAAGCCACCCTGATCGTCTCCATTGATGACGTCTCGCTCGAAGCCTTTCCCGACACCCCCCTGGTCTTCTGGGGCCCGTTGTATGCCCGCGCCATCCGGAATCTGAAAAACGCCGGCGCACGGAGCATCGCCCTGGACATCCATCTGGGCGTGACCCCCGGCCAGTGGGTGAATACCCTCGGCGAAAACCCGGGCTTGCGCATGGCCCTGCTCGACTACGATCAGGACTTCGACGCGGAGCTTTCCGAAGGCCGCGTCATTCTGGCCGCCGACACGGTCCGCACGCCCGCCGGATTGGACATCAGGTTTCCGGCCCGGGAATACCTTGGCGTCCTGCCGTCGCCGGATGACGGCATCGGGCTGACGACCATGTTCCGCGACCCTGACAACGTGGTCAGATCTCAGGTCCCCGCCTACCCCCGGGAACCGGTTGCGCCCCGGCAGGGGCCGCAGGACGCTCAAGAGGGCATGCAACCCGGCGTCTGGTGGACGCTCGGAGCCCAGGCGGCGCGGCAGGGATGGGGCGAAACCATGTTGACAGCCTCGCAGCCGTTTCAGCGACCCCGCCCGATCGCCTATTGCGGCCCGCCGGGAACCATCCCCCGGCTTTCCTTTGCCGCCATCGCCCGCGAGGGAGGACTGACCCTGGAGGAGACGTCTTTGGTCAACGGGCGCGCGGTGATCGTCGGGGTCGAATATGAGGGCTCCGGGGATCGCCTGCCCACTCCGTATTCCCGGGGTGTGGCATGGGTGGCGGGACACCGGGACATGAGCAATGTCGAAATACATGCCAATATCGCCGAGACGCTCCTGTATCCGCAGCGTCTGACGCATGAGCCGTTCTGGATGGCGGGACTCGTCTGGCTGCCATTTTTTGCCGCGGCGGGGGGGCTTGTCGCCCATTGGCCGCCATGGTGCGCCGCGCTTGGCCTGTCGGCGCTGGCCGTGGCGGGATGGGGCGCGGGGATGGTGTTTTTTCACGCGGGCATCCTTTTTCCGGTATCCGGAATCCTCGCGGGCATGGCCGGCACCGCCGTGGGCATGGCCGGGATGCGCCTTGGCCGGACGGAGCGGGCGCGGGCCCGCATACGCCGTCTTTTCGGAAAGTATGTTTCCGAACAGGTCCTGGAGCAGATACTGCAAAGTGGAGAGGATCCTCCCCTGGGGGGCAAGGGGTACACGGTGACGGTGCTGTTTTCGGATATCAGGGACTTCACCACCATAAGCGAGCGCCTCGGGGCGGAGGCCACGGTGGACCTGCTCAACGCCTATCTGCCAGAGGCCTGCGCCGCCGTGCAAAAACACGGCGGCATGATCGACAAGTTCATCGGCGACGCCATCATGGCTGTGTTCGGCATGCCCAGCGCGAACGCCGATCACGCACGACAGGCCGTTCTGGCCGCCTTGGCGCTTCGGGAGTGCGCCGACCGCTTCCGTGCGGCCAGGGCGGGCCAACTGGCCGCGAAGGATCTGAAGCCCTTCCGCATCGGCATCGGCCTGCACACCGGCCTGGCTGTCGCCGGAAACATCGGCACCCCCCAGCGCATGGAATTCACCTTCATCGGGGATACGGTCAATGCCGCATCGCGTCTGGAGGGTCTGTGCAAAGACCTGCGCTGGACCATCGTGGCCAGCCGGGAAACTGTCGAGGCCGCCGGGCCGGGGGTGTTGACCGGCGGCATGGAGCCTGCACAGAGGGTGAAGGGAAGGAAAGAAGGCATTGATGTCTTCGAGATACTCGGCATGAACCCCCCGCAAGGAGAAGGGACCTGA
- a CDS encoding FlgO family outer membrane protein, giving the protein MRITVMTLVAVFLCASIPIRAMAQVACIVTGVSGHAVLLRDQSPAVNVTKFRKLIVGDRIDLGQDARVRLTYLSGDVAEDWSGPAKLRVAAQEANDETGTATPARTRLGIGSLGVTDSELLRDQRELVSGQFRVRGMDADATLGASGEQALTALRERCDAIRAMSPQGDGAADVVYLAGLEKLGQHAEIVKHLRGLSGKDADPAREGRLRVAVLDFEALGESARNQALGRVVSEMLTSALGKTGAFDLVERKQLESLLGEMEIGPNPNSGLVAEKIGSLAQADASLCGTVTALPGGIRIDARIIGVSDGRILSAQDAKASVAAGSLEAAVTSLAARFAAAGPEGVRHSHPAGEGAPRAFRFGVLARRGEEDVLLPISDGASLRSGDQYKISFTPDRDAHVYIFQVDSAGQLYMLHPAREFLGTAVENANPVRKGRDYVLPAPDKAYVLDDQAGRERIYLVVRDAPDARLETLRQSLASAETRQDAVASAAAQKEILDSFQTRGIALLAKDAKGDAGGGSGGNAFTLLGQRLNAMCGDCAQVMEFSHLP; this is encoded by the coding sequence ATGCGCATCACCGTTATGACGCTTGTTGCCGTTTTCCTCTGCGCAAGCATTCCGATCCGGGCCATGGCCCAGGTGGCCTGCATCGTGACCGGCGTTTCGGGACATGCCGTCCTGCTGCGCGATCAGTCACCCGCCGTGAATGTGACGAAATTTCGTAAACTCATCGTCGGTGACCGCATTGATCTTGGCCAGGACGCCAGGGTCCGACTGACGTATCTGAGTGGGGACGTTGCCGAGGACTGGTCTGGGCCGGCAAAGCTGCGTGTCGCCGCGCAGGAGGCCAACGACGAGACGGGGACCGCAACCCCGGCGCGCACCAGACTGGGGATCGGCTCGCTTGGTGTGACAGACTCGGAACTGTTGCGAGATCAGCGCGAACTTGTGTCTGGACAATTCCGGGTCAGGGGCATGGATGCCGACGCCACGCTCGGGGCATCCGGGGAACAGGCGCTCACGGCACTACGCGAGCGGTGCGACGCGATCCGGGCCATGTCTCCGCAAGGCGATGGCGCGGCGGACGTCGTGTATCTCGCCGGATTGGAAAAGCTTGGGCAACATGCTGAAATTGTCAAACATCTCAGGGGACTGTCTGGAAAGGACGCCGACCCAGCCAGGGAAGGCCGCCTCCGCGTGGCGGTCCTGGACTTCGAGGCGCTGGGCGAGTCCGCCCGGAACCAGGCCCTGGGGAGGGTTGTCTCGGAAATGTTGACCTCGGCCCTGGGCAAGACCGGCGCGTTTGATCTGGTGGAGCGCAAGCAGCTCGAATCCCTGCTGGGGGAGATGGAGATCGGCCCCAATCCGAACTCGGGCCTTGTGGCCGAAAAGATCGGAAGCCTGGCCCAGGCGGACGCCTCATTGTGCGGAACGGTCACGGCCTTGCCCGGCGGCATCCGCATCGACGCCAGGATCATCGGCGTCAGCGACGGCCGCATCCTGTCCGCACAGGACGCCAAGGCGTCCGTAGCGGCCGGTTCTCTGGAAGCGGCGGTCACGTCCCTGGCCGCCCGGTTCGCCGCCGCCGGTCCGGAGGGGGTGCGACATTCGCATCCCGCCGGCGAAGGGGCGCCCAGGGCGTTCCGGTTCGGGGTGCTGGCCCGGCGGGGCGAAGAGGATGTGCTCCTGCCCATCTCGGACGGCGCCTCCCTGCGATCCGGGGACCAGTACAAGATATCGTTCACACCTGATCGGGACGCCCATGTCTATATTTTTCAGGTTGATAGCGCCGGCCAGTTGTACATGCTGCATCCGGCCCGGGAATTTCTGGGGACGGCGGTGGAAAACGCCAACCCCGTGCGCAAGGGGCGCGACTATGTGCTGCCCGCGCCGGACAAGGCCTATGTGCTCGACGACCAGGCGGGACGGGAACGGATCTATCTGGTGGTTCGGGACGCGCCGGACGCCAGGCTTGAGACCCTCCGCCAGTCCCTGGCGTCGGCCGAAACCCGCCAGGACGCCGTGGCCTCGGCGGCGGCCCAGAAGGAAATCCTGGACAGCTTCCAGACCAGGGGCATCGCGCTCCTGGCCAAGGACGCCAAAGGCGACGCAGGGGGCGGCTCCGGCGGCAACGCCTTTACGCTTCTCGGCCAACGCCTCAACGCCATGTGCGGCGACTGCGCCCAGGTCATGGAATTTTCCCATCTCCCCTAG
- a CDS encoding OmpA family protein has translation MRLMPALFILVLVLGVGGRIQAQPLEFPKTEEEIVKALQPQAAPSPARTRGLSGRTRGIAKVAEAPPKVAALVLFDYDSAAIRPESLPLVDEFGKALRGGLSNATILVIGHTDDVGDEAYNERLSLRRAEAVRHSLVTRHSIDPGRIQVGGMGEAQPVADNGTEQGRAMNRRVEFERIGGQ, from the coding sequence ATGCGCCTCATGCCCGCCTTGTTCATCCTGGTCCTGGTCCTGGGCGTCGGGGGCCGCATCCAGGCCCAGCCGCTGGAATTTCCCAAGACCGAGGAGGAGATCGTCAAGGCCCTGCAACCGCAGGCTGCGCCGTCCCCGGCCCGGACACGGGGGCTTTCGGGACGGACCCGGGGGATCGCCAAGGTTGCCGAGGCTCCGCCCAAGGTCGCGGCCCTTGTCCTTTTCGATTACGATTCGGCGGCCATCCGCCCGGAATCGTTGCCGCTTGTGGACGAATTCGGCAAGGCCCTGCGGGGGGGACTTTCGAACGCCACGATCCTCGTGATCGGTCACACGGACGACGTCGGGGACGAGGCCTACAACGAGCGCCTCTCCCTGCGTCGGGCCGAGGCGGTGCGGCACAGCCTCGTCACGCGGCATAGCATCGATCCCGGCCGCATCCAGGTGGGCGGCATGGGCGAGGCGCAACCGGTCGCAGACAACGGGACCGAGCAGGGCCGGGCCATGAACCGACGGGTGGAGTTCGAGCGCATCGGCGGCCAGTGA